A single region of the Variovorax paradoxus genome encodes:
- a CDS encoding DUF4880 domain-containing protein yields the protein MTQEQDDPIWNAAWQWVQREYDRESFDAAARSEMTAWLLADPLHRKAYDKAARLSLLAGLVPPESSPASPPASAE from the coding sequence ATGACACAAGAACAGGACGATCCCATCTGGAACGCCGCATGGCAGTGGGTGCAGCGCGAGTACGACCGCGAGAGCTTCGATGCGGCTGCGCGCAGCGAGATGACCGCCTGGCTTCTTGCCGACCCCCTGCATCGCAAGGCCTACGACAAGGCGGCCCGCCTATCGCTGCTCGCGGGCCTTGTGCCGCCTGAGTCTTCCCCTGCTTCTCCCCCGGCTTCTGCGGAGTGA
- a CDS encoding BPSL1445 family SYLF domain-containing lipoprotein, protein MRSIQLRSLALACAVAVAGIAAVGCTTTRPQDQASSASSRASIDAQVDAALSKLYGSARGSRELVASSTGVLVFPAVVGASMGVGAEYGRGALRVNGRTQAYYSTTAGSIGFQAGAQSKAVIYVFTTQAALDKFRSSKGWTAGADATVAAATFGANGSIDTNTLRQPVVGFVLTNVGLEAGVSVSGAKISEIRL, encoded by the coding sequence ATGCGGTCCATTCAACTCCGAAGCCTTGCGCTCGCATGTGCGGTTGCAGTCGCCGGCATTGCGGCCGTGGGCTGCACGACCACCAGGCCCCAGGACCAGGCGAGCAGCGCATCGTCGCGCGCCTCGATCGACGCGCAGGTCGACGCCGCATTGTCCAAGCTGTACGGCTCCGCCAGGGGCTCGCGCGAACTGGTCGCCTCGTCGACTGGCGTGCTGGTGTTTCCGGCCGTGGTCGGCGCCAGCATGGGCGTGGGCGCCGAGTATGGGCGCGGTGCGTTGCGCGTGAACGGGCGCACGCAGGCCTACTACAGCACCACCGCGGGTTCGATCGGCTTCCAGGCCGGTGCGCAGTCGAAGGCGGTGATCTACGTGTTCACCACGCAGGCCGCGCTCGACAAGTTCCGCAGCAGCAAGGGGTGGACGGCCGGTGCCGATGCCACCGTGGCCGCGGCAACCTTCGGTGCCAACGGCAGCATCGACACCAACACGCTGCGCCAGCCCGTGGTCGGCTTCGTGCTGACCAACGTGGGGCTCGAGGCCGGCGTGTCCGTGTCGGGCGCGAAGATCAGCGAGATCCGGCTGTAG
- a CDS encoding RidA family protein — protein MTNTVQYIAPESLAAPGGHYSHATVANGFVFVSGQLPIAAGGAKLTEASFEEQTRQVLDNLKAALVGAGSGIDRLVQVRVYLDAIENWPAFNTIYSEWAGNARPARAIVPTGPLHFGFKVEAEAVALA, from the coding sequence ATGACAAACACTGTTCAGTACATCGCTCCTGAAAGCCTTGCAGCGCCGGGCGGGCACTACAGCCACGCGACCGTGGCCAACGGCTTCGTCTTCGTCTCTGGCCAACTGCCCATTGCAGCCGGCGGCGCCAAGCTGACCGAGGCCTCGTTCGAGGAGCAGACGCGCCAGGTTCTCGACAACCTGAAGGCCGCATTGGTAGGGGCCGGGAGCGGCATCGACCGCTTGGTTCAGGTTCGCGTCTATCTCGACGCCATCGAGAACTGGCCCGCATTCAATACCATCTATTCGGAATGGGCCGGCAATGCACGCCCGGCTCGCGCGATCGTGCCGACGGGGCCATTGCACTTCGGATTCAAGGTCGAGGCGGAAGCGGTCGCGTTGGCCTAG
- a CDS encoding phosphatase PAP2 family protein, translating to MNSLNLALFNALAAGFSPSPTLLWFASAIALGSSWVCAAILAWVAWRRPARRTCVLAVLAAGGAASLISHEIAASIGMPRPFMVGLSPAHVPHGARAGLPSTHASVMFTMAFMLLLRRGLRDVGLLVLAVAAVTAWSRIYAGIHFPFDIAAGALLGACIAGALLALQAAGRKFARTSAAAPAWPLRALAAGRAGPSLVLVFGFAAAWIGLNTPESIGPAVLEESGPVEKSTVLLYLAAAACLAAVRVASLSRLDKTAICIVLLAFAAREADGHLAHHGSLVFAPIAVAGAWLARRAWSARDALRAWWQRRPEATTLLTFAAVIGTAIVLDQVPAVLADQDALGGRPAGLYRYLVLSFEEVLELALPVLALLGIVQVRWGWNRGANGAGRSTRAALSARAGS from the coding sequence ATGAATTCACTCAACCTTGCCCTCTTCAACGCACTCGCCGCCGGCTTCTCTCCCTCCCCCACGCTGCTGTGGTTTGCATCGGCGATTGCGCTGGGCTCGTCGTGGGTATGTGCGGCCATTCTTGCCTGGGTGGCATGGCGCCGGCCCGCGCGGCGCACTTGCGTGCTGGCCGTGCTGGCCGCCGGAGGCGCCGCTTCGCTGATCTCGCACGAGATCGCGGCGTCCATCGGTATGCCGCGCCCCTTCATGGTGGGACTGAGTCCCGCCCATGTGCCGCACGGCGCGCGCGCGGGCCTGCCCAGCACGCACGCCTCGGTGATGTTCACCATGGCTTTCATGCTCTTGCTGCGGCGCGGGCTGCGTGACGTAGGGCTGCTCGTTCTTGCCGTGGCCGCAGTCACCGCGTGGTCCCGCATCTATGCCGGAATCCATTTTCCGTTCGATATTGCGGCAGGTGCGCTGCTGGGCGCATGCATTGCCGGAGCGCTGCTTGCGCTGCAGGCCGCAGGGCGCAAGTTCGCCCGCACATCCGCCGCCGCGCCGGCATGGCCGCTGCGCGCGTTAGCAGCCGGCAGGGCGGGGCCCTCGCTGGTGCTGGTGTTCGGCTTTGCCGCCGCATGGATCGGGTTGAATACGCCTGAGTCGATCGGGCCGGCGGTCCTGGAGGAAAGCGGGCCGGTCGAGAAAAGCACGGTTCTCCTGTATCTCGCCGCGGCGGCATGCCTGGCAGCGGTGCGGGTGGCGTCGCTGTCGCGGCTGGACAAGACGGCTATCTGCATCGTGCTTCTTGCCTTTGCCGCGCGCGAAGCGGACGGGCACCTGGCGCACCACGGCAGCCTGGTCTTCGCGCCCATCGCCGTGGCCGGCGCATGGCTCGCAAGGCGCGCCTGGTCTGCGCGAGACGCGTTGCGCGCATGGTGGCAACGGCGGCCGGAAGCCACCACCCTGCTGACCTTTGCCGCAGTGATCGGAACCGCGATCGTTCTCGACCAAGTACCCGCGGTGCTTGCGGACCAAGACGCCTTGGGCGGCAGGCCCGCGGGCCTGTACCGCTACCTCGTGCTCAGCTTCGAGGAGGTTCTGGAACTGGCGTTGCCGGTGCTTGCGTTGCTCGGCATCGTGCAGGTAAGGTGGGGCTGGAACCGGGGCGCCAACGGTGCCGGGCGTTCAACGCGCGCAGCACTTTCCGCGCGGGCCGGTTCATAG
- a CDS encoding thioesterase II family protein: protein METSVSLLCLPCAGASATMYLRWRRLLPGWIRVVPVELPGRGSRSAESPLRDFDSLVAQVCAEQADAMRGNFAIFGHSMGALLAYGIACRLRTMGRELPVALLASGSSAPSRRDPARFAGKTDDASLIADLRKQGGTPEEVFASAELMRITLDVLGADYRVCEGFRHAGDAPLPVPLHVFAGHHDDIDAERIRAWSAEAGGVFTLDWFDGGHFFIRHQEAAFLAALSQRLGGVVAGGRHATHALA, encoded by the coding sequence GTGGAGACGAGCGTCTCGCTGTTGTGCCTGCCGTGCGCGGGCGCCAGCGCCACGATGTACCTGCGCTGGCGCCGCCTGTTGCCGGGCTGGATCCGCGTGGTGCCGGTGGAGCTGCCCGGCCGTGGGAGCCGTTCGGCCGAAAGCCCGCTGCGCGATTTCGACAGCCTGGTTGCACAGGTATGCGCGGAACAGGCCGACGCCATGCGCGGCAACTTCGCAATCTTCGGCCACAGCATGGGCGCGCTGTTGGCCTACGGCATCGCATGCCGGCTGCGCACGATGGGGCGCGAATTGCCCGTGGCGCTGCTTGCCTCTGGCAGTTCGGCGCCCAGCCGGCGTGACCCCGCGCGCTTTGCCGGAAAGACCGACGACGCGTCGCTGATTGCCGACCTGCGCAAGCAGGGCGGAACGCCCGAAGAAGTGTTTGCCAGCGCGGAGTTGATGCGCATCACCCTCGATGTGCTCGGTGCCGACTACCGCGTGTGCGAAGGCTTTCGCCATGCGGGCGACGCGCCGCTGCCGGTGCCGCTGCATGTGTTTGCCGGGCATCACGACGACATCGACGCGGAACGCATTCGCGCCTGGTCGGCCGAGGCGGGCGGCGTCTTCACGCTCGACTGGTTCGACGGCGGCCACTTCTTCATCCGGCATCAAGAGGCGGCCTTTCTGGCTGCGCTCTCGCAGCGCCTCGGCGGGGTCGTCGCGGGAGGTCGCCATGCGACTCATGCCCTGGCCTGA
- a CDS encoding DSD1 family PLP-dependent enzyme, producing MNTPSHLATLDTPAALIDLPRMRHNIDRMQARMNALSVRFRPHVKTTKCTPVVRAQLAAGAQGITVSTLKEAEQFFADGITDILYAVGMAQHRLPQALALRRKGCDLKIITDSPASAAAIAEFGRAHGEVFEVWIEVDTDGHRSGIKPDEAALLEAANALHAGGMRLGGVLTHAGSSYELDTPEALAAMAEQERAGCVRAAERLRAAGLPCPVVSVGSTPTALHAQQLDGVTEVRAGVYVFFDLVMKNIGVCATSDIALSVLTTVIGHQPDKGWAIVDAGWMAMSRDRGTQKQKRDFGYGQVCGVDGEPIDGYVLSGANQEHGILSREGTPDTDIAGRFPIGTQLRILPNHACATGAQFPQYHALAQDGTLATWSRFHGW from the coding sequence ATGAACACACCATCGCACCTCGCCACGCTCGACACGCCGGCAGCCCTCATCGACCTGCCGCGCATGCGGCACAACATCGACCGCATGCAGGCGCGCATGAACGCGTTGTCCGTGCGTTTTCGCCCGCATGTGAAGACCACCAAGTGCACGCCCGTCGTGCGCGCCCAGCTGGCCGCGGGTGCGCAGGGCATCACCGTTTCCACCTTGAAGGAGGCGGAGCAGTTCTTCGCCGACGGCATCACGGACATCCTCTACGCGGTCGGCATGGCCCAGCACCGGCTGCCGCAGGCGCTCGCGCTGCGCCGCAAGGGCTGCGACCTGAAGATCATCACGGACAGCCCGGCCTCGGCGGCGGCAATTGCCGAGTTCGGCCGCGCGCATGGCGAGGTGTTCGAGGTCTGGATCGAGGTCGACACCGACGGTCACCGCTCCGGCATCAAGCCCGACGAAGCAGCGCTGCTCGAAGCGGCAAACGCCTTGCACGCGGGCGGCATGCGGCTCGGCGGGGTGCTCACGCACGCGGGCTCCAGCTACGAACTCGACACACCTGAAGCGCTGGCGGCCATGGCCGAGCAGGAACGCGCGGGCTGCGTGCGCGCGGCCGAGCGCCTGCGCGCCGCGGGCCTGCCCTGCCCGGTGGTCAGCGTCGGCTCCACGCCCACCGCACTGCATGCGCAACAACTCGACGGCGTGACAGAAGTGCGTGCAGGCGTGTATGTGTTCTTCGACCTCGTGATGAAAAACATCGGCGTCTGCGCCACCTCGGACATTGCGCTGAGCGTGCTCACGACGGTGATCGGCCACCAGCCGGACAAGGGCTGGGCGATCGTCGATGCGGGCTGGATGGCGATGAGCCGCGACCGCGGCACGCAGAAGCAGAAACGCGACTTCGGCTACGGCCAGGTCTGCGGTGTCGATGGCGAGCCGATCGACGGCTATGTGCTGAGCGGCGCCAACCAGGAGCACGGCATCCTGTCGCGCGAAGGCACGCCCGACACGGACATTGCGGGGCGCTTTCCCATCGGCACGCAACTGCGCATACTGCCCAACCACGCCTGCGCCACCGGCGCGCAGTTTCCGCAGTACCACGCGCTGGCGCAAGATGGAACACTCGCAACCTGGAGCCGGTTCCACGGCTGGTGA
- a CDS encoding 4'-phosphopantetheinyl transferase family protein, with amino-acid sequence MRLMPWPDPLAAGIEVYRLDFDLAAEPEAARQLLTPAERAKADRFARTADRVRFTESRAALRSLLAERVGCEPAEVPLASSAQGKPFIELAAGAAPPFNLSHSGARALIVLGDARTVSDVGVDIEECRAEVDMEAIASLAFSDREFNEVRNAADRLRALYSHWVAKEAVLKAIGVGVAEHLKSIGIHLDAKGRIALESAVSEWTNFQAVALEAPPGYAAALAWRAKEST; translated from the coding sequence ATGCGACTCATGCCCTGGCCTGACCCGCTGGCAGCGGGCATCGAGGTCTATCGCCTCGACTTCGACCTGGCCGCCGAGCCTGAGGCGGCGCGGCAACTGCTGACCCCCGCCGAGCGCGCCAAGGCCGACAGGTTCGCAAGAACCGCCGACCGGGTGCGCTTCACGGAAAGCCGCGCCGCGCTCCGAAGCTTGCTTGCGGAGCGCGTGGGCTGTGAGCCCGCCGAAGTGCCGCTTGCATCGAGCGCGCAAGGCAAACCGTTTATCGAGCTCGCTGCCGGTGCTGCGCCGCCGTTCAATCTCTCGCATTCGGGTGCTCGCGCGCTCATCGTTCTGGGCGATGCGCGGACGGTGAGCGACGTGGGCGTCGACATCGAAGAGTGCAGGGCCGAAGTCGACATGGAGGCTATTGCGTCACTGGCTTTCAGCGATCGCGAATTCAATGAAGTGCGCAATGCTGCCGATCGGCTGCGCGCTCTCTACAGCCATTGGGTTGCAAAGGAGGCGGTGCTGAAGGCCATCGGCGTTGGCGTGGCCGAGCACCTGAAATCCATCGGCATCCATTTGGATGCGAAGGGGCGGATCGCTCTCGAATCTGCCGTTTCTGAATGGACAAATTTTCAAGCCGTGGCGCTCGAGGCGCCGCCCGGCTATGCAGCCGCCCTGGCGTGGCGCGCAAAGGAATCGACATGA
- the gltX gene encoding glutamate--tRNA ligase — MTGKVRTRIAPSPTGFLHLGTARTALYSWAYARHHGGEFVLRIEDTDVARSTQDSTDQILASMHWLGLDYDEGPIYQMQRLERYREVIAQMLAAGTAYHCYCTPAELDEMREAQRARGEKTLYDRRWRPEPGKVLPPVPEGVPPVVRFCNPPEGDVTWNDLVKGEITINNREIDDLIILRPDGVPTYNFAVVVDDWDMAITHVFRGDEHINNTPWQINIFRALGAPLPQFGHVPVILGDDGQKLSKRRGAVSVTAYEENGYLPEAMLNYLARLGWSHGDDELFTREQMVSWFDGSHLSKSPAQWDAAKLAWVNAQYIKAKPDAELAPLVAAQLKKRGIEADDRLAAICALFKDRCETTVALADWAAAFYTDVTPSEADRTQHVTDAVKPVIATLAEKLASVPWEKVSIAAAIKEVLAAHSVKMPVLAMPVRVLVMGTPQTPSLDSVLAIFSREKVVERLKRA; from the coding sequence ATGACCGGCAAAGTTCGCACCCGCATCGCTCCGTCTCCCACCGGGTTTCTTCACCTGGGCACCGCGCGCACCGCGCTTTATTCGTGGGCCTACGCGCGTCACCACGGCGGCGAGTTTGTGCTGCGCATCGAAGACACCGACGTGGCCCGCTCCACACAGGATTCGACCGACCAGATCCTTGCTTCGATGCATTGGCTCGGCCTCGACTATGACGAAGGCCCGATCTACCAGATGCAGCGCCTGGAGCGCTACCGCGAAGTCATCGCGCAGATGCTTGCCGCCGGCACGGCCTACCACTGCTACTGCACGCCGGCCGAGCTCGACGAGATGCGCGAAGCGCAACGTGCGCGCGGCGAAAAGACGCTGTACGACCGGCGCTGGCGTCCCGAGCCCGGCAAGGTGCTGCCGCCCGTGCCCGAAGGCGTGCCACCGGTGGTGCGCTTTTGCAATCCGCCCGAAGGCGACGTGACCTGGAACGACCTCGTCAAGGGCGAGATCACCATCAACAACCGCGAGATCGACGATCTCATCATCTTGCGGCCCGACGGTGTGCCCACCTACAACTTTGCGGTGGTGGTCGACGACTGGGACATGGCCATCACGCACGTGTTCCGCGGCGACGAGCACATCAACAACACGCCGTGGCAGATCAACATCTTTCGCGCACTGGGCGCGCCGCTGCCGCAGTTCGGCCATGTGCCGGTCATCCTGGGTGACGACGGGCAAAAGCTCTCCAAGCGCCGCGGCGCCGTGAGCGTTACCGCGTATGAAGAGAACGGCTACCTGCCCGAGGCCATGCTCAACTACCTGGCGCGCCTCGGCTGGAGCCATGGCGACGACGAGCTCTTCACGCGCGAGCAGATGGTGAGCTGGTTCGACGGTTCGCACTTGTCCAAGAGCCCTGCGCAATGGGACGCCGCGAAGCTCGCATGGGTGAATGCGCAGTACATCAAGGCCAAGCCCGATGCGGAACTCGCCCCGCTGGTGGCCGCGCAGCTGAAGAAGCGTGGCATCGAGGCCGACGATCGCCTTGCCGCCATTTGCGCGCTCTTCAAGGACCGCTGCGAAACCACGGTTGCACTGGCCGACTGGGCCGCCGCTTTCTACACGGACGTGACGCCGAGCGAAGCCGATCGCACGCAGCACGTCACCGATGCGGTGAAACCTGTCATTGCCACGCTCGCCGAGAAGCTCGCGAGCGTGCCGTGGGAAAAAGTTTCGATCGCCGCGGCCATCAAGGAAGTTCTGGCCGCACATTCTGTGAAAATGCCTGTGTTGGCCATGCCGGTTCGCGTCCTCGTGATGGGAACACCGCAGACGCCATCCCTCGATTCGGTGCTCGCAATCTTTTCTCGTGAAAAAGTTGTGGAGCGTCTGAAAAGGGCCTGA
- a CDS encoding LysR family transcriptional regulator, whose amino-acid sequence METRQMRCIVAIAEDGSLTRAAENPDLAQPALTQMLKRLESEVGTKLFTRTRRGAALTEAGLAIVDDLRASLAYGDAATERVRAMGAGRAGRLTIGLVTHAARNRARAGP is encoded by the coding sequence ATGGAAACCCGGCAGATGCGTTGTATCGTGGCGATCGCGGAGGACGGCAGCCTTACCCGCGCCGCAGAAAATCCCGACCTTGCGCAACCCGCATTGACGCAGATGCTGAAACGGCTGGAAAGCGAAGTCGGCACCAAGCTCTTCACGCGCACGCGTCGCGGCGCCGCCCTCACCGAGGCAGGGCTGGCCATCGTCGACGACCTGCGGGCCAGCCTCGCCTATGGCGATGCGGCAACCGAACGCGTTCGCGCCATGGGCGCCGGACGCGCGGGCCGGCTGACCATCGGCTTAGTCACCCACGCCGCGAGAAATCGGGCAAGGGCAGGCCCATGA
- a CDS encoding MbtH family protein — translation MSTSCFDREDETFIVLVNHEDQYSIWPHWKAVPKGWTAVDGIKGDKKTALAYVEEAWTDMRPRSLREWMARQEQNPTTETAAG, via the coding sequence ATGTCGACGAGCTGCTTCGATCGCGAAGACGAGACCTTCATTGTTCTGGTCAACCACGAAGACCAGTATTCCATCTGGCCCCACTGGAAGGCCGTGCCAAAGGGATGGACCGCGGTCGACGGCATCAAGGGTGACAAGAAGACCGCCCTTGCCTATGTCGAAGAGGCCTGGACCGATATGAGGCCCCGGTCGCTGCGCGAATGGATGGCGCGGCAAGAACAAAACCCCACCACCGAAACCGCGGCCGGTTGA
- a CDS encoding type 1 glutamine amidotransferase domain-containing protein, with protein sequence MNKHQLEGMKVAILVTDGFEQSEMTDPRKALEAAGAETKIVSPKNDRVRGSRHGDPADTFTVDVPLAQAAAHEFDALLLPGGVMSPDALRINEQAVVFVQDFVKAHKPIAAICHGPWTLIEAKGVEARTMTSWPSLRTDLKNAGAKWVDNEVVVDGNLVTSRGPKDLPAFDREMVRLFADAHAHA encoded by the coding sequence ATGAACAAGCACCAACTCGAAGGAATGAAGGTCGCCATTCTCGTGACGGACGGCTTCGAACAGTCCGAGATGACCGACCCCCGCAAGGCCCTCGAAGCCGCGGGTGCGGAAACGAAGATCGTGTCGCCCAAGAACGACCGCGTGCGTGGCTCCAGGCACGGCGACCCGGCCGATACCTTCACCGTCGACGTCCCGCTTGCGCAGGCGGCCGCGCACGAGTTCGACGCACTGCTGCTGCCCGGCGGCGTGATGAGCCCCGATGCGCTGCGCATCAACGAGCAGGCCGTGGTTTTCGTGCAGGACTTCGTCAAGGCCCACAAGCCGATTGCCGCCATCTGCCATGGCCCGTGGACGCTCATCGAGGCGAAGGGGGTAGAGGCCCGCACGATGACCTCGTGGCCTTCGCTGCGCACCGACCTGAAGAACGCCGGGGCGAAGTGGGTGGACAACGAAGTGGTGGTCGACGGCAATCTGGTGACCAGCCGCGGCCCGAAGGACCTGCCGGCGTTCGACCGCGAAATGGTCCGGCTCTTTGCCGACGCCCACGCGCACGCCTGA
- a CDS encoding amidohydrolase family protein: MDARGRFHKLRLSLNNRRWHFVSNLPLAPQRRHAPDYDATPAEYLGLLDAHGISHALLVQPGFLGADNSFMLRALRACPDRLRGVAVVHPERPLPNCARLPRLASAASGSTSWACPCPISRGVGD; the protein is encoded by the coding sequence ATGGATGCGCGAGGGCGCTTCCATAAGCTGCGGTTATCACTAAACAACAGGCGCTGGCATTTCGTGAGCAACCTGCCGCTCGCTCCACAGCGTCGGCACGCGCCGGACTACGACGCCACGCCCGCTGAATACCTGGGCCTGCTGGATGCGCATGGAATTTCGCATGCGCTGCTGGTCCAGCCCGGCTTCCTGGGCGCCGACAACAGCTTCATGCTCCGCGCATTGCGCGCCTGCCCGGATCGCTTGCGCGGCGTTGCCGTGGTGCACCCGGAACGCCCTTTGCCGAATTGCGCGCGCTTGCCGAGGCTGGCATCTGCGGCATCCGGCTCAACCTCATGGGCCTGCCCTTGCCCGATTTCTCGCGGCGTGGGTGACTAA
- a CDS encoding sigma-70 family RNA polymerase sigma factor, with translation MMRESIDMALPLSEPTLAEVFIANRPQLLRVARRIVRTAELADDVLQDAYLKITDGPCVRKADRPIGYCCQVVRNVALDCCRRHTVEANYRTFDVDVEALDVAGPPSPDRLMRERQAIHAIDKVLAALPARTRLVFELYRLEGLTQREIALRLGCALGLVNGLIAEAAQAIKECGRLLDDD, from the coding sequence ATGATGAGAGAGTCCATCGACATGGCGTTGCCTCTTTCCGAGCCCACGCTCGCCGAAGTCTTCATTGCCAACCGTCCGCAGCTTTTGCGCGTGGCGCGAAGAATCGTGCGCACCGCGGAACTCGCCGACGACGTGCTGCAGGATGCCTACCTGAAGATCACCGACGGCCCCTGCGTGCGCAAGGCCGATCGGCCGATCGGCTATTGCTGCCAGGTGGTGCGCAACGTGGCGCTCGACTGCTGCCGGCGGCATACCGTCGAAGCCAACTACCGCACCTTCGATGTCGATGTCGAGGCCCTCGACGTGGCGGGGCCCCCTTCGCCCGACCGCCTGATGCGCGAGCGCCAGGCGATCCACGCGATCGACAAGGTGCTGGCGGCACTGCCTGCGCGAACGCGCCTGGTGTTCGAGCTTTACCGGCTCGAAGGCCTCACGCAGCGCGAGATCGCATTGCGCCTGGGCTGCGCGCTCGGGCTGGTGAACGGGCTGATCGCCGAAGCGGCCCAGGCCATCAAGGAATGCGGCCGGCTGCTCGACGACGATTGA
- a CDS encoding LysR family transcriptional regulator: MLRIEDLQLAAALAQAPSLSAAARALNVTPPALSMRLRKLEAMLDVSLAVRTARRLSLTPEGERFAREAATLLAGLEALPQSFQRNDRRLTGTLRIAAPFGYGRQRIAPMLARFARLHPSLGLQLDLRETPWPDRHDSDVVIHIGTVRDSSWVARTLAFNERWLCASPAYLRTHGTPSEPRELLKHCCISIRENEEDVTLWHFHRPSAKAAGKAKVDDAARRQKPRETVRIVPSYTSNDGTVAREWAEQGLGLVLRSEWDAAESIARGTLVRVLPDWALDSAPVTALVPTRQGRTARVQALLQFLEESLGKLPAQRR; the protein is encoded by the coding sequence ATGCTCCGCATCGAAGACCTGCAACTTGCCGCGGCGCTCGCGCAGGCGCCTTCGTTGAGCGCGGCCGCGCGCGCGTTGAACGTCACGCCGCCCGCGCTGTCGATGCGGCTGCGCAAGCTGGAGGCCATGCTCGATGTTTCGCTGGCGGTTCGCACCGCAAGGCGCCTGAGCCTGACGCCGGAGGGCGAGCGCTTTGCGCGCGAAGCGGCGACGTTGCTGGCGGGGCTCGAGGCTTTGCCGCAATCGTTCCAGCGCAACGACCGCCGCTTGACCGGCACGCTGCGCATTGCGGCGCCCTTCGGCTATGGAAGGCAGCGCATCGCACCGATGCTCGCGCGCTTTGCGCGGCTGCATCCCTCGTTGGGCCTGCAACTCGACCTGAGGGAAACGCCGTGGCCCGACAGGCACGATTCGGACGTGGTGATTCACATCGGCACGGTGCGCGATTCGTCGTGGGTTGCGCGCACGCTCGCCTTCAACGAGCGCTGGCTGTGCGCGAGCCCGGCTTACTTGCGCACGCACGGAACGCCCAGCGAGCCGCGCGAGCTGCTGAAGCACTGCTGCATCAGCATCCGCGAGAACGAGGAAGACGTGACGCTGTGGCACTTTCACCGGCCCAGCGCGAAGGCGGCGGGCAAGGCAAAGGTGGATGATGCCGCGCGGCGGCAGAAGCCGCGCGAAACGGTGCGCATCGTGCCCAGCTACACCTCGAACGACGGCACCGTGGCGCGCGAGTGGGCCGAGCAGGGCCTTGGCCTGGTGCTGCGCTCCGAGTGGGATGCCGCGGAGTCGATTGCCCGCGGAACCCTGGTGCGGGTGCTGCCCGATTGGGCGCTCGACAGTGCGCCCGTGACGGCGCTGGTGCCCACGCGGCAGGGCCGTACGGCGCGCGTCCAGGCGCTGCTTCAGTTTCTTGAGGAATCCCTCGGAAAACTGCCGGCTCAGCGGCGCTGA
- a CDS encoding plasmid replication/partition related protein has translation MNIVVNEELKAYIDPLTPEEHEALERSILTEGCRDALVLWGDVLVDGHNRYGICQKHGLPFQTVQNTRFKTIEDVHLWMIDQHLGRRSISDFLRGVLALRKKDIVDERRARAMADTAPPDDGAPFDADPPAGPSDNSAPALPPPAPLSSREAIARAARLSSNQVVMIEKIQKQAAPELVAAVKSGVISINTAAAVASLPAEEQVSAANAGKDELKQAAKRVREAKRKPREEAGEAADSAESNTADQPAKAEALQLLEQRVAELTAENEALRKQVAELQAQLAN, from the coding sequence ATGAACATCGTCGTCAACGAAGAACTCAAAGCCTATATAGATCCATTGACTCCCGAGGAGCACGAGGCGCTGGAGCGCAGCATCCTCACCGAAGGCTGCCGCGACGCGCTGGTGCTGTGGGGCGACGTGCTGGTGGACGGCCACAACCGCTACGGCATTTGCCAGAAGCACGGCCTGCCGTTCCAGACGGTGCAGAACACGCGCTTCAAGACGATCGAGGACGTGCACCTCTGGATGATCGACCAGCACCTGGGCCGGCGCAGCATTTCCGACTTTCTTCGCGGCGTGCTGGCACTGCGAAAGAAAGACATCGTCGACGAGCGCCGCGCGCGCGCAATGGCCGACACGGCGCCGCCTGACGACGGCGCGCCGTTCGATGCCGACCCGCCCGCCGGACCGTCCGATAACAGCGCCCCTGCCCTGCCCCCGCCCGCACCGCTGAGCAGCCGCGAAGCCATTGCACGCGCCGCGCGGCTCAGCAGCAACCAGGTGGTGATGATCGAGAAGATCCAGAAGCAGGCTGCGCCTGAGCTGGTGGCGGCCGTGAAGTCGGGTGTCATTTCCATCAACACCGCGGCGGCGGTGGCCAGCCTGCCCGCTGAAGAGCAGGTTTCGGCGGCGAACGCGGGCAAGGACGAACTCAAGCAGGCCGCCAAGCGGGTTCGCGAGGCCAAGCGCAAGCCGCGCGAAGAAGCGGGCGAGGCTGCTGACTCGGCTGAATCGAATACAGCCGACCAGCCGGCAAAGGCCGAAGCACTGCAGCTGCTGGAGCAGCGCGTGGCAGAACTCACGGCCGAGAACGAGGCCTTGCGCAAGCAGGTCGCCGAGCTGCAGGCGCAGCTGGCGAACTGA